The Epilithonimonas zeae genome contains a region encoding:
- a CDS encoding GSCFA domain-containing protein, which translates to MKFRTEVEINESGKKIGIEDCIFSIGSCFATEMHEKFSEGQIQSLNNPFGTIFNPYSIFQTIKQVYDAKEYQENDLILANENYISLDHHSSFDSRYVHKSLEKINQNIEEANQFLQSTDFVIITFGTSYIYEFLPKNKLVANCHKIPQKFFEKRFLSHQELTDSINKTIEILKDICRNDVQILFTVSPVRHTKDGIVENQLSKSKLITAIHESISGKENCRYLPVYEILMDDLRDYRFYKDDLIHPNYQAVQYIWGKFGNAYFSDEAKVFINENNKILTALNHKTNDDKNPKYQEFLDKINQKMIEQQKKVKHKIF; encoded by the coding sequence ATGAAATTCAGGACAGAAGTAGAGATTAATGAAAGTGGAAAAAAAATAGGCATCGAAGATTGTATATTCTCGATTGGTTCTTGTTTTGCGACGGAGATGCACGAGAAGTTTTCTGAAGGGCAGATTCAATCTCTCAATAATCCTTTCGGGACAATTTTCAATCCTTATTCTATTTTTCAGACTATTAAGCAGGTTTATGATGCAAAGGAATATCAGGAAAATGATTTGATTTTGGCTAATGAGAATTACATCAGTTTAGATCATCATTCGTCTTTTGATTCCAGATATGTGCACAAATCTTTGGAGAAAATCAATCAAAATATAGAAGAAGCCAATCAGTTTTTACAAAGCACAGACTTTGTGATAATCACGTTTGGAACATCTTATATTTATGAATTTCTGCCTAAAAATAAATTGGTTGCCAATTGCCATAAAATTCCACAAAAATTTTTTGAAAAACGATTTCTATCTCATCAAGAGCTGACGGATTCCATCAATAAAACCATCGAAATTCTAAAAGACATTTGTAGAAATGATGTTCAGATTTTGTTCACAGTTTCGCCGGTTCGTCATACAAAAGACGGAATTGTAGAAAATCAATTAAGTAAATCAAAACTGATTACTGCCATTCACGAATCGATTTCAGGAAAAGAAAATTGTAGGTATTTGCCGGTTTATGAGATTTTGATGGATGATCTTCGGGATTATCGTTTTTACAAAGATGATTTGATTCATCCTAATTATCAGGCTGTTCAATACATTTGGGGAAAATTTGGGAATGCTTATTTTTCTGATGAGGCTAAGGTTTTTATCAATGAAAATAATAAAATCCTAACTGCTCTAAATCATAAGACCAATGACGACAAGAATCCAAAATATCAGGAATTTTTGGATAAAATCAATCAGAAAATGATTGAACAACAAAAAAAAGTTAAACATAAAATATTTTAG
- a CDS encoding polyprenyl synthetase family protein — MEFLDQYQKIVADAIEKHTFTNKPDELYHPMNYIISHGGKRLRPIMLLMACDLFKGDLDKALKPSLAIEFFHNFTLIHDDIMDEAPLRRNKPTIHTLHGINVGILSGDALLIKAYQFFEDLEPELFKKCIKIFSETGAVLCEGQQFDINFENRSDVSYDDYIQMITFKTGVLSASSFQIGALIAGASEEDAEAMYNFGKHIGIAFQIMDDYLDVFGNQEQFGKKHAGDIYENKKTILYLLALEHANQEELSELNYWYSKKTDNVDKVYSVEKIFRRTKVDDKVLRLIQKHNEIGQSYLDKINLPDESKLPFRELANYLLRRES, encoded by the coding sequence ATGGAATTCCTAGACCAGTATCAGAAAATTGTAGCAGACGCTATCGAAAAACATACTTTTACCAACAAGCCGGACGAGTTGTACCACCCGATGAATTACATCATTTCTCACGGTGGAAAGAGGCTTCGTCCGATTATGTTATTAATGGCTTGCGACCTTTTCAAAGGTGATTTGGATAAAGCTTTGAAACCTTCATTAGCAATCGAGTTCTTCCACAATTTCACTTTGATTCACGATGATATTATGGATGAAGCACCGTTGAGAAGAAATAAACCAACAATCCATACACTTCACGGGATTAATGTTGGGATACTTTCCGGAGATGCATTATTGATTAAAGCTTATCAATTTTTTGAAGATTTGGAACCGGAATTATTCAAAAAATGTATCAAGATATTCTCTGAAACAGGCGCTGTTCTTTGCGAAGGTCAACAATTTGACATTAATTTCGAAAACAGGTCGGATGTAAGTTACGATGATTATATTCAAATGATTACGTTCAAAACAGGTGTTTTAAGCGCTTCATCTTTCCAGATTGGAGCTTTGATTGCCGGAGCATCGGAAGAAGATGCAGAAGCAATGTACAACTTCGGAAAACATATTGGGATTGCTTTCCAAATTATGGACGATTACTTGGATGTTTTCGGAAATCAAGAACAATTCGGGAAAAAACACGCAGGAGATATTTACGAAAATAAGAAAACCATTCTTTACCTTTTGGCTCTTGAACATGCCAATCAGGAGGAATTATCTGAGCTTAATTATTGGTATTCCAAAAAAACGGATAATGTAGATAAAGTTTACAGTGTAGAAAAGATTTTCCGAAGAACAAAAGTGGATGACAAAGTTTTAAGACTGATTCAGAAGCATAATGAAATCGGACAATCTTATTTGGATAAAATAAATCTTCCGGACGAAAGTAAATTACCGTTCAGAGAATTGGCTAATTATCTTTTGAGAAGAGAAAGCTAA
- a CDS encoding TatD family hydrolase: MIDTHTHLYSDQFDEDRSEMIQRALDKGVEKFFLPAIDSETHEKMLLLESGYPGKIFSMMGLHPCSVKPESWEYELQLVKNYLDQRDFVAIGEIGIDLYWDKSTLDIQIKAFEQQIDWAIEKDIPIVIHSRESFDETFEVLERKKHPKLRGIFHCFSGNLEQANQAIDLNFVLGIGGVVTFKNGKIDQFLNQIPLDKIVLETDSPYLAPVPFRGKRNESSYVELVAGKLVDIYKKDFSEIDRITTENALKLFRI, encoded by the coding sequence ATGATTGACACTCATACCCATTTATATTCTGACCAATTCGATGAAGACCGTTCTGAAATGATTCAACGGGCTTTGGATAAAGGCGTGGAAAAATTCTTTCTCCCCGCAATTGATTCTGAAACACACGAAAAAATGCTCTTATTAGAATCTGGATATCCGGGGAAAATATTTTCGATGATGGGACTTCACCCTTGTTCTGTAAAACCAGAATCTTGGGAATACGAATTACAATTAGTTAAAAATTATCTGGATCAAAGAGATTTTGTAGCGATTGGTGAAATCGGGATTGATTTGTATTGGGACAAATCGACTTTGGATATTCAGATTAAAGCTTTTGAACAGCAGATTGATTGGGCTATTGAAAAAGATATTCCAATCGTCATTCATTCGAGAGAAAGCTTTGATGAAACTTTTGAAGTTCTGGAAAGAAAGAAACATCCGAAATTACGTGGGATTTTCCATTGTTTTTCCGGAAATCTGGAACAGGCGAATCAGGCAATCGACCTCAATTTTGTTTTGGGAATAGGTGGAGTAGTGACTTTCAAAAATGGAAAAATTGATCAGTTTTTAAATCAAATTCCATTAGATAAAATCGTTCTGGAAACAGATTCACCTTACCTCGCACCAGTTCCTTTCCGTGGAAAACGTAACGAAAGTTCTTATGTAGAATTGGTTGCAGGGAAATTGGTAGATATCTATAAAAAAGACTTTTCGGAAATTGATCGGATTACAACTGAGAATGCTTTGAAGTTATTTAGAATTTAA
- a CDS encoding Kelch repeat-containing protein — translation MKKSLLFILTSVLCEMFFGQWTTGADMPEGIRAGNSISYSDASNNAYMYVIGGRNDQEIISNKTYRYNIRTNTWDTKQNAPTPILGAASARIGDNIFIIGGMVTTPGTVTRKVYKYNIENDIWSNVADFPRAFTDGDAVPYQDSLIYVVGSYNSEKTFVYNINKDKWRECNAVPSPGTSLSYGALSVSGNKLVYIGGSNGTFSTTYWNNVWIGEIDQNNRSVVNWTQGTSFPGQTRTFFELQPWNNGVILIGGTTDNTFDTYTNENYFFDANNNTWTQLTNKPTAWNTGNATSIFLDGSWKLICSGGFEQQYLKKTEIYTQENLSVSDDKTCQLKNLKTISGTRPGLRFCLSENGETDLTIWDMQGRKIRKESKIADKKGMHTVSLANEGLKSGLYMINLKQNQNSVSKKIQIVN, via the coding sequence ATGAAAAAATCACTATTATTTATTTTGACGTCTGTCCTTTGCGAAATGTTCTTTGGACAATGGACAACAGGAGCCGATATGCCGGAAGGAATAAGAGCAGGGAATTCGATTTCTTATTCTGATGCCAGCAACAATGCTTATATGTACGTTATTGGTGGTAGAAACGACCAGGAAATTATTTCAAATAAAACCTATCGTTATAACATCAGAACCAATACCTGGGATACAAAACAGAATGCTCCAACACCAATTTTAGGGGCAGCCAGCGCAAGAATTGGAGATAACATTTTCATCATTGGAGGAATGGTTACAACGCCTGGAACTGTTACACGGAAAGTTTATAAATATAATATTGAAAATGATATCTGGAGTAATGTGGCAGATTTTCCGAGAGCATTTACAGACGGCGATGCAGTGCCTTATCAGGACAGTTTGATTTATGTCGTTGGAAGTTATAATTCTGAGAAAACTTTTGTTTATAATATTAATAAAGACAAATGGCGGGAATGCAATGCTGTTCCATCACCGGGAACTTCGCTTTCTTATGGTGCACTTTCAGTTTCTGGAAATAAATTGGTTTACATTGGTGGTTCTAATGGAACTTTTTCCACAACTTATTGGAACAATGTCTGGATTGGAGAGATAGACCAAAATAACCGTTCGGTTGTCAATTGGACTCAAGGAACTTCTTTTCCGGGTCAGACACGTACTTTTTTCGAACTTCAGCCTTGGAATAATGGTGTGATTCTTATCGGAGGAACTACGGATAATACTTTTGATACTTATACCAATGAAAATTACTTTTTTGATGCCAATAATAACACTTGGACTCAATTAACCAACAAACCAACAGCTTGGAATACTGGAAACGCAACTTCAATTTTTCTTGATGGCAGTTGGAAACTGATTTGTTCCGGAGGATTTGAACAGCAATATTTGAAAAAAACTGAAATCTATACACAAGAAAATTTATCTGTTTCCGATGATAAAACTTGTCAACTGAAAAATTTGAAAACCATAAGCGGAACTCGTCCGGGACTTCGATTTTGTCTTTCGGAAAACGGAGAAACGGACCTTACGATTTGGGATATGCAAGGCCGAAAAATCAGAAAAGAATCAAAAATTGCCGATAAAAAAGGAATGCACACAGTTTCGCTTGCCAATGAAGGTTTAAAAAGCGGATTGTATATGATTAATTTGAAGCAAAATCAAAACTCGGTTTCAAAAAAAATTCAGATAGTTAATTGA